TCGCTCCCACCCGGAGCATGGGACGAGAGGTAATGACTTTGGAGTAAGGCAAGATTTTATCCTTGTAAATACTGTTCACCCGGTCTGTTAATTTCTTTTAACCTCTACTCCCTCTGACAAATTTTCCTGTCCTATCACAACCACTTCGTCGCCCGCTTCGGCGCCTTCTAAAATTGTGATATAATCTCCACTCTCAATTCCCAATTTTGGGATGCGTTTCCGGGCAGTTCCATCTTTAATAATGTAAATAATCGTTTGACTGGCTCTTTCGAGTAAAGCGCTTTTTGGCAGCAGGAGTGCATCTTCATTGGTTTGGGTTGCGATTTCAACTCTGGAAATCATGCCGGCTTTTAATTGCAATTCAGGATTATCAACCAACACCTCGATTGGAAATGTTCGGGTGGACAAATCAGCTTGCGGTCCTACTGAAGATACCTGGCCGGAAAACTTGAATTGTGCATACGAATCTACTGAAATAGTTGCCGGCTGTCCTTTTTCCACCTTTACAACGTCTTTCTCAGCGACGCCAAATTTTACTTTCACCTGACTGATGTCCACGACTTTCGCAATTGGAACCCCGGGAGCAACCGTGCTGCCCAACTCAACCAGTCGTGCGGCTACAAGCCCGCTCACAGGACTGACGATGCGCGCATCCTTTAGTTGGCGTTTTGCTATTTTCACATTTGCGTTCGCTGTTAAATATGTTGCTTCAGCGGATTTTTTTTGTAAACGAGCACTTTCAAATATATACTGAGAAATATCATTTGTCATGTGCAGTTTTTCATTTCGCTCAAAATCTTTCGTTGCTTTATCAAAGGCAGCTTTTGCTTGCATCAGATTGGCTTCTGCTTGTTCGAGAGCAAGCTGTTTTAATTCGGGATCTATTTGCACCAAAGGCGTCCCTTTTTCTACACGGGCGCCAACCTCGACATAGACTTCGATAACGGTACCGGCTGTTTGGGAAGAAATAGTGACATCATGCAGCGGAAAAATGGTACCGATCGCCCGTACCAAATCGACGACTTCACCCTGTTGAATGACGTGCGTCTGCACCGGGATACGGTTTGGTAAATCTGCTGCACTTCCGTTAGCCCCTTCGTTTG
This region of candidate division KSB1 bacterium genomic DNA includes:
- a CDS encoding efflux RND transporter periplasmic adaptor subunit, translated to MFNIKTVLFLAIINVVSNLACGNGGGSNEGANGSAADLPNRIPVQTHVIQQGEVVDLVRAIGTIFPLHDVTISSQTAGTVIEVYVEVGARVEKGTPLVQIDPELKQLALEQAEANLMQAKAAFDKATKDFERNEKLHMTNDISQYIFESARLQKKSAEATYLTANANVKIAKRQLKDARIVSPVSGLVAARLVELGSTVAPGVPIAKVVDISQVKVKFGVAEKDVVKVEKGQPATISVDSYAQFKFSGQVSSVGPQADLSTRTFPIEVLVDNPELQLKAGMISRVEIATQTNEDALLLPKSALLERASQTIIYIIKDGTARKRIPKLGIESGDYITILEGAEAGDEVVVIGQENLSEGVEVKRN